In Thermus hydrothermalis, the DNA window CACCGCCCAGACCCTCTTGGAACTTACCCGCTTGGCCCAGGAGCTTCCCCGGCTTTTGGATCCCTTTTTCCAATGGCTCCAGGGCCTGCCTGACCGCGTGCGGGCTGTACCCGTGCCCGAAGCCTTGCAGCCCATCCTCACCGAGGCGGGCCGAAACCTTCAGGGCCTTCTGCAGAACTTTTTGGAAATTCTTGCGCGCTGGCTCCAGGAGCTTTTGGCCCAAGGGGGGAGCCTCCTGGGCTTTTTCACCGCCCTCTTGGGCGGGGTTTTGCAACTTCTCACCGCTCTAACCCTCTCCATCTACTTCCTCTACGACCTGCCCCGGTTGGGCCGGGCCTTCCTCCTGGCCTTCCCCGAGCCCTACCAGCCCTTGGTGGCCGAGCTTTCCGCCAAGCTAGACCGGAGCGTGGGGGGCTATGTCCGGGGCCAGCTTCTCGTGGCCTTCTTGGTGGGCCTCATCGTGGGGGTGGGGCTATGGCTCGTGGGGGTGCCTTTGGCGGCGAGCCTGGGCTTCTTGGCGGGGGTGTTCAACCTCATTCCCTTCGTGGGGGTGGTCGTCTCCGGGGTGCCCGCCCTGCTCCTCGCCGCCACCGGGGGGTGGCCTAAGGTTCTCCTCGCCCTCCTCGTCCTTTGGCTCGCCAACCAGCTGGAAGGAAACCTCTTCGGCCCCCTCATCGTGGGCCGGGCCACGCGGCTCCACCCGGTGACGGCCATCGCCGCCATCCTCACCGGGGCAAGCCTCTTTGGCCTCTGGGGCGCCCTTTTGGGGGTGCCCGCCGCCGCCTTCTTGAAGGTCCTCCTGGAGGACTACTACCGGCGAAGCCGCTTCTACCGGGAAGGCTAGGGTAGGCGCTCCTCTTCCGTGGCCAGTTCCTCCGGTTCCAGTTGCCTGGGCAGAAGGAGGTTCAGAACCACACCCGCCAAGGCGGCCAGGGCCATGCCGCTCACCTTGAGGGGCAACGCCGCCCCGGCCACCTGCACCGTGCCCAGGTTGGCCACCGCCCCGCCCAGGCCCAGGACCAGGATGGCGGAAACCACGATGAGGTTCCGGCTGTGGGTGAAGTCAATCTCGGCCTCCGCCAGGGTGCGGATGCCCACGGAGGCGATCATGCCGAAAAGGAGCATGGAAATCCCCCCCAAGACCCCCTGGGGCAGGGTCTGGAGGAGGGCGGCGAGCTTGGGGGAGAAGGAGAGGAGGATGGCGAAGACCGCGGCGATGCGGAGGACCAGGGGGTCGTAGACCTTGGTCACCGCCAGGACCCCGGTGTTCTCGGAGTAGGTGGTGTTGGCGGGCCCGCCCAAAAGCCCCGCCAGGCTGGTGGCCAAGCCGTCCCCGAGGAGGGTGCGGTGGAGGCCCGGGCGGGCGAAGAAGTCCTTCCCCACCACCCGGCCGTTGGTGAGGATGTCCCCGATGTGTTCCATGACCGTGACGAAGGCCACGGGGGCGATGAGGAGCACCGCCCCCCATTCAAAGGAGGCCAGGGTGAAGGCCGGGAGGCCGAACCAGGAGGCCTCCCCTAGGGGCCTTAGGTCCACCCGGCCCAGGAGAAGGGCGAGAAGGT includes these proteins:
- a CDS encoding AI-2E family transporter yields the protein MREAFAKVWENPYVRVLVYLLLLFLLYRLLARAWPALSVLLFAFAFAYLFHPLVRFFEGLRLPRALGVALVYLLLGLFLGLASFLTAQTLLELTRLAQELPRLLDPFFQWLQGLPDRVRAVPVPEALQPILTEAGRNLQGLLQNFLEILARWLQELLAQGGSLLGFFTALLGGVLQLLTALTLSIYFLYDLPRLGRAFLLAFPEPYQPLVAELSAKLDRSVGGYVRGQLLVAFLVGLIVGVGLWLVGVPLAASLGFLAGVFNLIPFVGVVVSGVPALLLAATGGWPKVLLALLVLWLANQLEGNLFGPLIVGRATRLHPVTAIAAILTGASLFGLWGALLGVPAAAFLKVLLEDYYRRSRFYREG
- a CDS encoding uracil-xanthine permease family protein, whose amino-acid sequence is MTPRHLILGLQHTVAMFGATVLVPLLTGLNPAVALFTAGAGTLLFHLVTGRMVPVFLGSSFAFIAPILAAKEAGFSLAAVGGGIAAAGLVYALFALLVLLIGSERVRQVFPPVVTGPVIVVIGLTLAPVAVGMAAKDWLLAIATFLGAVVSAVFFRGLFQMIPVLMGVGVGYLLALLLGRVDLRPLGEASWFGLPAFTLASFEWGAVLLIAPVAFVTVMEHIGDILTNGRVVGKDFFARPGLHRTLLGDGLATSLAGLLGGPANTTYSENTGVLAVTKVYDPLVLRIAAVFAILLSFSPKLAALLQTLPQGVLGGISMLLFGMIASVGIRTLAEAEIDFTHSRNLIVVSAILVLGLGGAVANLGTVQVAGAALPLKVSGMALAALAGVVLNLLLPRQLEPEELATEEERLP